The Desulfobaccales bacterium sequence GGGTGGCAGGGTGAGCCAGGCGTCCACCAGGCGCATGACGGCAAAGTCCCACCATCCCCCTTTCAGGGTGCTGCTTAGAGCGACCAGCAGACTGACCAAGGTGCCGATGCATCCCACGGCCAGGCCGATGCCCAATGAGGTGCGGCTGCCATACAGAAGTTCACTCAGCAAATCCTGCCCCACATCGTTGGTGCCCAAAGGGTGAGCCCAGGATGGAGGGGACAGGGGCGGCCCGGAATATTCCCAGGGGCTGTAAGGACAGAACCAGGGTCCCAGCAGGGCCAGGAGTATGATGACCCCCAGGAGGAATGCCCCCGTCGTCACTGCCAGGGATTGGCTTTGATCGCGCCGCCCGGCCATGGCTGCCTGCCTACCCCTGCTCCCGGAGGCGGGGGTCGGCCAGCCGGTAGCCCCAGTCGGCCAGGGCGTTGCCGGCCAGAACCGCCAGCAGGCTCAAGAGCAGGAGCCCCTGGATCAGAGGATAGTCCCGCTTCAAAAGGGCCTGAAACAGCAGTTGCCCCACCCCAGGGTAGGCGAAGACCACCTCCACCGGCACCGCCCCGGCCAGAAGGATCCCGAAGCGCAGCCCCAGGCGGGTGATGAGGGGCATGAGGGCCAGGCGGGCCTGGTAGCGGTACTTAATCCGGGTTTCCCCCAGGCCCCGGGCCCGGGCGCTCAGCACGCAGGGGGCGTTCAGGACTTTGAGCATGGCGGCCCGGGTAAGGAGGGCCACCCCGGGAAGCTCCCCCAGCACCAGGGTCAATAGCGGCAGGGCCAGATGCCGCAGCACTCCTGCCCCTAAGGGAGTCCCGGCGGTTTGGGCCCTGAAATCCAGGGCCCCGAAAAAGGGCAACAGGCCGAGTTTGAGGCTGAACACCAGCAGCAGGCCCATCCCCACCAGAAACCCCGGCAGGGATTCCAGCACCAGGGAGACTCCCAGAACCGCCCTGGTCCAGGTTCGCTGCCGCTGGCGGGCCAATTCCACCCCCAAAAGGACCCCCAGGACGGTGCTGAGAAGGAAACTCAGCCCGCATAGGAACAGGGTCCAGAAAAGCGGCGGGAGAATCACCTGCAGGACCGGTGCCTGATAGTAGCAGGAATACCCCAAATCGCCCCGCAGCAAATCCAGCACATATCCCCAAAACTGGCGAGGCAGGGGCTGGTCCAGCCGATGGCGCTGCCACAATTCCTGGCGGTATTCCGGGGTCAGGATAAGCTCCTGTTCCCCCACCAAGGCGGTGAGGGGGTCGCCCGGCAGGAGGCGGGGGAGGGTAAAATTGAGCCCGAGGATAAAGAGCACCACCAGAAAATAACCCAGGACGCGGCTCATCATGGAGCAGGCGGGGAACCACCTCGGGGCAGGAGGGCCAGTTTATTGAAGTAAAGGGGAATGCCCTTGGCGATCCCCCCTTTTGTGAAAAACCAGGGCACCCGGCCATCGTGGGCGAAATATTGCGTGGGAAAGTATAAGGGGAGACTGGGGAGTTCCCGGGCCAGACACTCCTGGATCCGGGCCACCAGTTCACGGCGCCGGGCCACCTCCACGACATACAGCTGCTCGGACAGAAGCCGGGCCAACTCCGGGGAGGCCTGGTAACCGCCCAGAAATTCCGCCGCCAAGGGCCCCACCACCACATCCTGCAGGATCTTGGGATCACCCCCCAGGCCGCCGTGTCCGGAGAGGGCCAGGTCAAATTGTTTCGTCTTCACCCGCTGATCCAAAACGGTGTAATCCACCTGGCGCAGCCTAAGGCCGAGGCCGATCTCCTGGAAGGACTTTTTCAGATACTCGGCCACCCGGGCCTGGGCCGGCACGGTGAGCAGCTCCAGCTCCAGGGTCTCCCCCTGGCGCTCCCAGCCTCGGGGAGTAGCCCGGAAGCCCAGCGAGGCCAGCAGTTCCCGGGCCGCCGCCGGGTTGAAGGGATATCCGGTGGCGGGCGGGTGATACCAGGGGCTGTCAGGGGGCAAAAGGCCCGGAGAGGCCGGCAGGCCGTGCCCCCGCAAAGTTTGGGAGACCAGGTCCCGGAGATCCACGGCGTGGGCCAGGGCGCGGCGAAAGGCCGGCTCCTGCATGGGAAATCTGTCATGGTTGAACAGGAGCTTCAGGCACCAGAAATGTGGCTGGGAGGCCACCGTCAAGCCTAAGGCCGTGAGCTCCGGCGCGGCTTCGGGCGGGATGGCCGCCGCCTGCACCGCCTTGCCCTTCACGGCCAACAGTTCGTTTCCCACCTGCCCAAAAGCAAGCTCCGGCACCGCCGCTTTCCCCTGATAATACTCCTCAAAGGCCACAAAGCGGTAGAGGCCGTGCTCTCGGCGATATTCCGCCAACCTGTACGGCCCGGAGCCGATGGCGGCCCGGGGTTCCTGAAAGCGGGCCGGGTCCTGCA is a genomic window containing:
- a CDS encoding ABC transporter substrate-binding protein, with product MGILILALAGVGLHQLWPREPASPPYLIGDPQGDWGFPSPMSHHPRGPGYVRVSFLFDTLIWKDAQGFVPALAQRWEYRPSPPTYIFHLHPQARWHDGTPVTAADVAFTIDYLRRYPHPWVDVRPIRRVEVTGPHTVQMELERPYAPFLEEIAGTMFILPRHIWQGVQDPARFQEPRAAIGSGPYRLAEYRREHGLYRFVAFEEYYQGKAAVPELAFGQVGNELLAVKGKAVQAAAIPPEAAPELTALGLTVASQPHFWCLKLLFNHDRFPMQEPAFRRALAHAVDLRDLVSQTLRGHGLPASPGLLPPDSPWYHPPATGYPFNPAAARELLASLGFRATPRGWERQGETLELELLTVPAQARVAEYLKKSFQEIGLGLRLRQVDYTVLDQRVKTKQFDLALSGHGGLGGDPKILQDVVVGPLAAEFLGGYQASPELARLLSEQLYVVEVARRRELVARIQECLARELPSLPLYFPTQYFAHDGRVPWFFTKGGIAKGIPLYFNKLALLPRGGSPPAP
- a CDS encoding ABC transporter permease is translated as MMSRVLGYFLVVLFILGLNFTLPRLLPGDPLTALVGEQELILTPEYRQELWQRHRLDQPLPRQFWGYVLDLLRGDLGYSCYYQAPVLQVILPPLFWTLFLCGLSFLLSTVLGVLLGVELARQRQRTWTRAVLGVSLVLESLPGFLVGMGLLLVFSLKLGLLPFFGALDFRAQTAGTPLGAGVLRHLALPLLTLVLGELPGVALLTRAAMLKVLNAPCVLSARARGLGETRIKYRYQARLALMPLITRLGLRFGILLAGAVPVEVVFAYPGVGQLLFQALLKRDYPLIQGLLLLSLLAVLAGNALADWGYRLADPRLREQG